The following proteins come from a genomic window of Zonotrichia leucophrys gambelii isolate GWCS_2022_RI chromosome 4, RI_Zleu_2.0, whole genome shotgun sequence:
- the ANKRD37 gene encoding ankyrin repeat domain-containing protein 37 yields the protein MLMLDCSSESGSFSNLFETGTAVNAPADASGQSPAHLAACGGEAFFLLWQLQTGANLNQQDCLGEAPIHKAAKAGSLECLALLVAGDAKIDLCNNSGQTAADLALDYGFLECAKFLRTIQHTQTMKLRGQSGYSLSDRHGLQREDPTAQKQESETSRSINRKRRRSDDLVS from the exons ATGCTGATGCTGGACTGCAGCTCCGAG TCTGGTAGTTTCAGCAACCTATTTGAGACGGGAACCGCTGTGAATGCACCTGCAGATGCCTCTGGTCAGTCTCCAGCTCACTTGGCTGCTTGTGGTGGTGAAGCTTTTTTCCTACTTTGGCAACTGCAGACAGGAGCAAATTTGAACCAACAG GATTGCCTTGGAGAAGCCCCGATACataaagcagcaaaagctgGGAGTTTGGAATGTCTTGCTCTCCTTGTTGCTGGTGATGCTAAAATTGA CTTGTGCAACAACAgtggacagacagcagcagaCCTTGCACTGGATTATGGCTTTCTGGAATGTGCCAAGTTCCTCAGGACAATTCAGCACACTCAGACAATGAAACTGAGAGGACAGTCTGGATACTCGCTAAGTGACAGACATGGCTTGCAGAGAGAGGATCCAACTGCACAGAAACAAGAAAGTGAAACCAGCAGATCCATAaacaggaagaggagaagatCAGATG ATCTTGTCTCCTAG
- the LRP2BP gene encoding LRP2-binding protein produces the protein MERRREPARAGQGGGRSRHSTKGRSTAGSSRSRDCPSPQAPLEPPSGAGLPGELGRRCWLALRCERLPQEPRPPSTARTVPPAEDRCRDALLAKSEESPGRSEARGDPPSLFQRGQRYYEQGLYKQALKRFEKVKDTDFQAMYQLGVMYYDGLGTTKDPEKGVEYMNKILNSDSPEASYLKFAAAYNLGRAYYEGCGVRHSVEEAERLWLTAADNGNPKASVKAQSTLGMLYSMPILKDMKKAFFWHSKACQNGNLESKAALGIMYLYGQGTRRNSQAALECLRKATELGNLYAQGHLVEYYYTGKFYSKAAELAKRATADDDINMLAKLNDCHPTYLAKGAAMAAFYLARCLQLGRGTEKNKQDAEKYYSKACHLDPVVASHLELAANLGRI, from the exons ATGGAGCGGCGCCGGGAGCCGGCacgggccgggcagggcggcgGCAGGTCCCGCCACAGCACCAAGGGCCGATCCACGGCCGGCAGCTCCAGGTCCCGGGACTGCCCATCGCCCCAGGCCCCGCTCGAGCCGCCGTCGGGCGCGGGGCTGCCGGGGGAGCTGGGCCGGCGGTGCTGGCTGGCGCTGCGCTGCGAGCGGCTGCCGCAGGAGCCCCGCCCGCCAAGTACTGCCCGGACTGTCCCTCCAG CAGAGGACCGCTGCCGGGATGCGCTCTTGGCAAAATCGGAGGAGTCGCCAGGGAGGAGTGAGGCACGTGGAGATCCTCCATCACTTTTTCAGAGGGGACAACGATACTATGAACAG gGGTTGTACAAACAAGCATTAAAGCGATTTGAAAAAGTCAAGGATACAGATTTTCAAGCAATGTATCAGCTTGGTGTAATGTATTATGATGGACTTGGCACTACAAAAGACCCT GAGAAGGGAGTGGAATACATGAATAAAATACTCAACTCTGATTCCCCAGAAGCAAGTTACTTGAAGTTTGCAGCTGCATACAATCTTGGCAGGGCATATTATGAAGGATGTGGTGTTAGACATTCAGTTGAAGAGGCTGAAAG GTTGTGGCTTACTGCTGCAGACAATGGAAATCCAAAAGCAAGTGTAAAGGCCCAGAGTACTTTAGGGATGCTTTATTCTATGCCAATTCTAAAAGATATGAAGAAG GCCTTTTTCTGGCATTCAAAAGCATGTCAAAATGGAAATCTGGAATCAAAGGCAGCACTTGGCATTATGTATCTCTACGGACAAGGTACACGTCGAAACAGCCAAGCTGCTTTGGAGTGCTTGAGAAAAGCTACGGAACTTGGAAATCTCTATGCTCAAGGCCATCTTGTGGAATATTACTACACTGGAAAATTTTActcaaaagctgctgaactAGCCAAAAG GGCTACAGCAGATGATGACATCAACATGCTAGCCAAGCTAAATGATTGCCATCCAACCTATTTAGCCAAGGGGGCTGCTATGGCTGCTTTCTACTTGGCTAGATGCCTCCAGCTAGGCAGAGGCactgagaaaaacaagcaggatgcTGAGAAGTACTATTCTAAA
- the UFSP2 gene encoding ufm1-specific protease 2, producing the protein MDILFRIRGGLDLAFQLATTDEASTKKALGYVFSDLENKLSSEVLVFRICHSSVYVWPNNGMSTVPELTDESACKEIKKFIQFDQDDETKRKLGKKKDKKLQDTQQIINVDLMLEMTSSLAALAPVIEREKKEHHYINMTLPVDVVVSVSPEEPWGKVQNLLVKAIHGQLTDMERCIMKYVKGTSIVVPEQFHFMLPGKNHLVTVSYPTGISDDQLESYRKELHGLYNLPCDRPYFKRANAYHFPDEPYKDGYLRNPHLHLSSPGMESGMVCLVQGVYSYHHYMQDRIDDSGWGCAYRSLQTICSWFKHQGYMDRPIPTHKEIQQALVDAGDKPAAFVGSRQWIGSIEVQLVLNQLFGITSKILFVSQGSELALQGRELANHFKTEGTPIMIGGGVLAHTILGVAWNETTGHIKYLILDPHYTGGEDLHVILEKGWCGWKGPEFWNKDAYYNLCLPQRPKAI; encoded by the exons ATGGATATACTCTTCAGGATCAGAGGAGGCTTGGATCTTGCATTTCAGCTTGCAACGACTGACG AGGCATCAACAAAAAAGGCATTAGGATATGTTTTCAGTGATCTTGAAAACAAGCTGTCCTCCGAGGTTCTTGTATTCAGAATTTGCCACAGTTCAGTCTATGTGTGGCCTAACAATGGTATGAGCACAGTTCCAGAGCTGACTGACGAGTCTGCATGTAAGGAGATAAAAAAATTTATACA ATTTGATCAAGATGATGAGACCAAACGAAAGCTTGgcaaaaaaaaggataaaaagttACAGGATACG cagcagataatcaatgtaGACCTCATGTTGGAAATGACATCTTCATTAGCTGCTCTGGCTCCAGTcattgaaagggaaaagaaggagcACCACTACATAAACATGACATTACCAGTTGATGTTGTTGTATCTGTTTCTCCAGAAGAGCCATGGGGAAA GGTACAGAATCTCCTAGTGAAAGCAATTCATGGGCAATTAACTGACATGGAAAGATGTATCATGAAATATGTGAAAGGAACATCAATTGTGGTACCAGAACAATTTCATTTCATGTTACCAGGAAAAAATCACCTCGTGACAGTCTCATATCCTACGGGTATTTCAGATGATCAGCTGGAAAGTTACAGAAAG GAATTGCATGGGTTATACAATCTGCCTTGTGACAGACCATATTTCAAGAGAGCAAATGCTTATCATTTTCCAGATGAACCATATAAAGATGGATATCTCAGAAATCCACATTTACATCTTAGTTCACCTGGCATGGAGTCTGGTATG GTGTGTTTAGTGCAAGGTGTGTACAGTTACCACCACTACATGCAGGACCGCATCGATGAcagtggctggggctgtgcctaTCGCTCTCTGCAGACAATCTGCTCTTGGTTCAAGCACCAAGGCTACATGGACAGACCTATACCAACACACAAGGAAATTCAGCAG GCACTGGTTGATGCTGGAGACAAGCCTGCAGCGTTTGTTGGCTCACGGCAATGGATTGGTTCGATTGAGGTGCAGCTTGTTTTGAATCAGCTTTTTGGAATAACATCCAAAATATTGTTTGTCAG CCAGGGTTCTGAACTAGCATTGCAGGGAAGAGAGCTTGCTAATCATTTCAAGACTGAGGGAACTCCAATTATGATTG GTGGAGGTGTTTTGGCTCACACGATATTAGGAGTGGCTTGGAATGAGACTACAGGGCACATTAAATACTTGATTCTAGACCCACATTATACCGGAGGAGAAGATCTGCATGTTATATTGGAAAAG GGCTGGTGTGGCTGGAAGGGCCCGGAGTTTTGGAACAAGGACGCCTATTATAACCTGTGCCTACCTCAACGACCCAAGGCTATTTAA